In Roseovarius indicus, one genomic interval encodes:
- the istB gene encoding IS21-like element helper ATPase IstB: protein MLDHPTHDLLRQLKLDGMADAFTELQSQDSAADMGHAEWLGLLIDREVANRTTKRFQSRLRAAKLRHGGACVEDVDFRAARRLDKALFQQLAAGRWIKEKRNLLITGPCGVGKTWLACALGQRACRDNATVIYKRLPRLFSELQLAHDDGRFPRMFRQLVKADLLILDDWGPERMTAPQRRDMMEIIEDRYGSGATLVTSQLPVDAWHNIIDEPTFADAILDRLIHNAHRLPLDGPSMRKTRDAPATKTVDEQTDT from the coding sequence ATGCTTGATCATCCAACCCACGACCTGCTGCGCCAGCTCAAGCTGGACGGCATGGCGGACGCTTTCACCGAACTGCAATCCCAGGACAGCGCCGCCGACATGGGCCATGCCGAATGGCTCGGCCTCCTGATCGACCGGGAGGTGGCGAACCGCACGACCAAGCGGTTCCAGTCCCGGCTGCGCGCCGCCAAGCTTCGTCACGGTGGCGCTTGCGTCGAAGATGTCGATTTCCGCGCCGCGCGCCGCCTCGACAAGGCTTTGTTCCAACAGCTCGCCGCTGGCCGATGGATCAAGGAAAAGCGCAACCTGCTGATCACCGGCCCCTGTGGGGTCGGCAAAACTTGGTTGGCCTGCGCCTTGGGACAAAGAGCCTGCCGCGACAACGCCACCGTGATCTACAAGCGCCTGCCGAGGCTGTTTTCGGAACTGCAACTGGCGCATGACGATGGACGCTTCCCACGCATGTTCCGCCAGCTTGTCAAAGCGGACTTGCTCATTCTCGACGACTGGGGGCCGGAACGCATGACCGCGCCACAGCGCCGGGATATGATGGAAATCATCGAGGATCGATACGGGTCCGGCGCAACGCTGGTCACAAGCCAGCTGCCGGTCGATGCCTGGCACAACATCATCGACGAACCGACTTTCGCGGACGCTATCCTGGATCGCCTGATCCACAATGCGCACAGATTGCCTCTCGATGGCCCGTCGATGCGCAAGACCCGCGATGCCCCCGCGACCAAAACCGTTGACGAACAAACCGACACCTGA
- a CDS encoding MaoC family dehydratase, with amino-acid sequence MPKQLELVSLNVDMPTIMAYADLTNDYNPIHVDREFAEKTEMKGIIAHGTMSLNMIWRSLRQTLGNDAIAGTRIDVRFVRPVRENDIVTGGGVEREDAPGTYDVWVRNQKDEPVIAGTATVSQ; translated from the coding sequence ATGCCAAAACAGCTGGAACTCGTCAGCCTGAATGTCGATATGCCGACAATCATGGCCTACGCTGACCTTACCAACGACTATAATCCCATTCATGTGGATCGGGAATTCGCCGAAAAGACCGAAATGAAGGGCATCATCGCCCATGGAACGATGTCGCTGAACATGATCTGGCGATCACTGCGCCAGACGCTGGGAAACGATGCCATTGCCGGGACCCGTATAGATGTCCGCTTTGTCCGCCCCGTGCGTGAAAACGACATTGTGACCGGAGGCGGGGTCGAACGCGAGGATGCGCCCGGGACCTATGACGTCTGGGTTCGGAACCAAAAGGACGAACCGGTCATCGCCGGAACAGCCACGGTATCGCAATGA
- a CDS encoding acyl-CoA dehydrogenase family protein — translation MDFVLNAEQKELRDAIGKVCAKFDLAYWRDCDANERYPEEFYREMVNGGWVGLTLPTEYGGAGLGITEAALVMQAIVESGAGFTGASTIHSYVFAPNAIVVHGTEEQKKRMLTPLIKGEERACFAITEPNSGLDTSRLQTRAVRNGDHYVMTGEKVWPTAASMAQRMLVIARTKPIEDCKRPIDGLSLFYTRMDPDYVRTRKIPKLGRNAVESCQIFIDGLKVPEEDRIGEEGKGFYYLLDGLNPERILVAAEAVGLGRISLSRATEYAKERVVFDRPIGKNQGIQHPLAKCWMELEAANLMMLKAATLYDAGESCGAEANSAKYLGAEAGYRACECAVMTHGGYGYAKEFDVERYLREVMIPRLAPVSRELVMCYIAERVLGLPKSY, via the coding sequence ATGGATTTCGTATTGAATGCCGAACAAAAGGAACTGCGGGACGCAATCGGCAAGGTCTGCGCGAAATTCGATCTCGCCTATTGGCGTGACTGCGACGCGAACGAACGCTATCCCGAAGAATTCTATCGCGAGATGGTAAACGGAGGCTGGGTCGGACTGACCCTCCCGACCGAGTATGGCGGTGCCGGGCTTGGCATCACCGAAGCGGCGCTGGTGATGCAGGCGATTGTGGAATCCGGCGCGGGCTTTACCGGGGCTTCGACCATCCATTCCTATGTGTTCGCCCCGAATGCGATCGTCGTGCATGGCACGGAAGAGCAGAAGAAGCGGATGCTGACCCCGCTCATCAAGGGCGAGGAAAGAGCCTGCTTTGCAATTACGGAACCGAATTCCGGGCTGGATACCAGCAGGTTGCAGACGCGCGCTGTACGCAATGGCGACCATTATGTGATGACCGGCGAAAAGGTCTGGCCCACAGCAGCAAGCATGGCCCAACGGATGCTGGTTATCGCCCGGACCAAGCCGATCGAAGACTGCAAACGGCCCATCGACGGGTTGAGCCTGTTTTACACGCGCATGGACCCCGATTACGTCAGAACCCGGAAAATCCCGAAACTGGGTCGAAACGCGGTAGAGTCCTGCCAGATATTCATCGACGGACTGAAAGTCCCCGAAGAGGACAGGATCGGCGAGGAAGGTAAGGGCTTTTACTATCTTCTCGACGGGCTGAACCCCGAGAGAATTCTGGTGGCCGCAGAGGCAGTGGGCCTTGGTCGGATCTCTTTGTCGAGGGCCACCGAATATGCCAAGGAACGGGTCGTCTTCGACCGTCCCATCGGCAAGAATCAGGGTATCCAGCACCCATTGGCGAAATGCTGGATGGAGTTGGAAGCGGCGAACCTGATGATGCTGAAGGCAGCAACGCTTTATGACGCGGGCGAGTCTTGTGGAGCCGAGGCCAACAGCGCAAAGTACCTCGGTGCAGAAGCCGGTTACCGGGCCTGCGAATGCGCTGTCATGACCCATGGCGGCTATGGCTATGCCAAGGAGTTCGACGTCGAACGCTACCTGCGAGAGGTCATGATCCCGCGCCTGGCACCGGTCAGCCGGGAACTGGTGATGTGCTATATCGCCGAGCGCGTGTTGGGCCTGCCCAAGTCGTACTGA
- a CDS encoding TRAP transporter small permease, whose translation MTPQKDLIGLSAEEVPPPLTGMSDLFDNALILPARILAVGAAILLIAMMLVTVGDVTIRTLFDGAIKNAELMTSHWFLSGTIFLPLAYIAALDRHISVEVVSQFLPVRVQQIKMGVFMVLGTAIFLLLAWQSWELALEKMRIREYLSGATRFYTWPGRFLMPIGTFLFALAMAARAVGYFSGRVKP comes from the coding sequence ATGACACCACAAAAAGATCTGATAGGTCTCTCCGCGGAAGAGGTGCCCCCTCCCCTCACCGGCATGTCCGACCTCTTCGACAACGCACTGATCCTGCCCGCACGGATACTTGCCGTTGGTGCGGCCATCCTGCTGATCGCTATGATGCTTGTAACAGTAGGTGACGTCACCATCCGCACGCTCTTTGATGGTGCCATCAAGAACGCCGAATTGATGACCAGCCACTGGTTTCTCAGCGGCACGATCTTTCTTCCCTTAGCGTATATCGCGGCGTTGGATCGGCACATTTCGGTTGAAGTCGTGTCGCAATTCCTGCCGGTCAGGGTTCAGCAGATCAAGATGGGCGTCTTCATGGTCCTGGGCACCGCGATCTTCCTTTTGCTGGCGTGGCAGTCCTGGGAACTGGCCTTGGAGAAGATGCGAATCCGAGAATACCTTTCGGGCGCAACGCGGTTCTATACGTGGCCGGGCAGGTTTCTGATGCCCATCGGAACCTTTCTTTTTGCTCTTGCGATGGCAGCACGGGCGGTGGGGTATTTCTCCGGTCGCGTGAAGCCTTGA
- the tnpA gene encoding IS66-like element accessory protein TnpA, giving the protein MSDFINRPQIEVLSAADGDRRRYWSDDDKLRIVEESFIGHRQAAATARRHGICRSLLTTWRRQYRNGELGSSRPVSFAPVTVTKGVPASQANPVDPCPPPDCQVEITLPNGRRLIVPVGVEPEALARILTVVDRQ; this is encoded by the coding sequence ATGTCCGACTTTATCAACCGCCCTCAAATCGAAGTTCTTTCCGCTGCCGATGGTGATCGCCGCAGGTATTGGTCAGACGATGATAAACTGCGCATAGTGGAGGAAAGCTTTATCGGCCATCGCCAGGCGGCAGCCACTGCGCGGCGGCATGGCATTTGCCGGTCGCTGCTGACCACCTGGCGACGGCAGTATCGAAACGGTGAGCTTGGCTCTTCTCGCCCGGTATCGTTCGCGCCGGTGACCGTGACGAAGGGAGTTCCCGCATCTCAGGCAAATCCGGTTGATCCCTGTCCGCCTCCGGACTGTCAGGTTGAGATAACCCTGCCGAATGGGCGCCGGCTCATCGTGCCGGTGGGCGTGGAGCCCGAAGCGCTTGCCCGGATTCTGACCGTGGTGGACCGGCAATGA
- a CDS encoding Zn-ribbon domain-containing OB-fold protein encodes MEKPIPRPNADSAHFWEGCAAEEFRFQRCNSCSKPQFYPRAVCSNCQSTDLSWEVSDGKGVIHSVTTVHRGPSVAFKEDSPFQVALVDMDEGFRFMANVRGGEAEIGTKVRVLYEKRGDQTIPQVEIRG; translated from the coding sequence ATGGAGAAACCAATACCACGTCCGAATGCGGATTCCGCCCATTTTTGGGAGGGCTGCGCCGCAGAGGAATTCCGGTTCCAGCGCTGTAACAGCTGCAGCAAACCGCAGTTCTATCCGCGCGCCGTCTGCTCCAATTGCCAAAGCACTGATCTCAGCTGGGAGGTATCCGACGGTAAGGGCGTCATTCACAGCGTAACAACCGTCCATCGGGGGCCAAGCGTGGCATTCAAGGAGGACTCTCCTTTTCAGGTCGCACTCGTCGACATGGATGAAGGATTCCGTTTCATGGCGAATGTGCGTGGCGGCGAGGCCGAGATCGGCACAAAAGTGCGTGTCTTGTACGAGAAACGAGGCGACCAGACAATCCCGCAAGTAGAAATCCGGGGGTGA
- a CDS encoding acetate--CoA ligase family protein — MNALLHNDFPGKIYPVNPGREQIQGLDCHPSVDAIGETVDLVILAVPAEDVPDQLRMGCDCGVGGFIVFASGFSETGSEGTERQAEISQIVQDAGVPMIGPNCLGIMNGNHNMLASSTVVMGGRRLPGGNYGFATQSGALGTYWLDMTMKAGLGVSAWISTGNEADVDLAACLDYFSEDDETEVIGLYIEGIRDGAAFRAAARKAFERRKPVLVLKSGSSRQGATAAASHTGALAGEDEAYDAVFRQYNIWRSGSLTDMANQAEILLTQPRSAGQRVAVISVSGGAGVLMTDASVAEGLDVPDFSPETKERLAKILPGFATPQNPIDLTAQIVMHKTMLREVLRIISDDTGYDGLLLFMGGLGQIAEELADALVSELPRDMPCALTWQAAPEETVRQVRERGIPVYGEIGYAARALATQFRMSAGWNGPTPAEAPPIIQGGRPEGPFGVEHRSKDLLCSATSLERPVGVFATDPGNLMEVGGELSGPLVVKLQSPAMLHKSGSGGIALGLQNVDEAAESARGMIKFATARGIPVDGVLVEEMISFDHEFIVGLRCDPVFGPMLVLGRGGVTVELEPDVTRAFLPLTASEIEDMIRSLRAAPLLEGFRGAQPCDIAGLARIVKELCDLYMHDETLSEIEINPLVADRTGRFVALDALVSRSPETRVGDAP; from the coding sequence GTGAATGCGCTGCTTCACAACGATTTCCCCGGTAAGATTTATCCGGTGAATCCTGGCCGGGAACAGATCCAAGGTCTAGACTGCCATCCATCTGTCGATGCGATTGGAGAGACGGTTGATCTGGTGATCCTGGCGGTGCCAGCCGAAGACGTGCCAGACCAGTTACGAATGGGGTGTGATTGCGGCGTCGGGGGTTTCATAGTCTTCGCTTCGGGGTTTTCCGAAACCGGATCCGAAGGCACGGAAAGACAAGCCGAAATCTCCCAAATCGTGCAGGACGCTGGCGTTCCGATGATCGGGCCGAACTGTCTGGGCATCATGAACGGCAACCACAATATGCTGGCGTCCTCGACGGTCGTCATGGGCGGTCGACGCCTGCCCGGAGGCAATTACGGCTTTGCCACCCAGAGCGGTGCATTGGGCACGTACTGGCTCGATATGACGATGAAGGCCGGCCTTGGCGTAAGTGCATGGATTTCCACTGGAAATGAGGCAGACGTCGACCTTGCCGCCTGCCTGGACTACTTTTCCGAAGACGATGAAACCGAAGTGATCGGGCTCTACATCGAAGGGATACGTGATGGAGCCGCATTTCGCGCCGCCGCACGAAAGGCCTTTGAGCGGCGCAAGCCTGTTCTGGTGCTGAAGTCCGGCAGTAGCCGTCAGGGTGCCACTGCCGCCGCTTCGCACACCGGCGCGCTGGCGGGTGAGGACGAAGCCTACGATGCGGTATTCAGGCAGTATAACATCTGGCGCAGTGGCAGCCTGACAGACATGGCAAATCAGGCCGAGATACTTCTGACGCAGCCTCGTTCGGCCGGACAGCGAGTGGCGGTAATCTCGGTATCTGGCGGTGCCGGTGTGCTGATGACAGACGCTTCGGTGGCCGAAGGGCTCGACGTTCCCGATTTCAGCCCAGAGACTAAGGAACGCCTGGCCAAGATACTGCCCGGCTTTGCGACGCCGCAGAACCCGATCGACCTGACCGCACAGATCGTGATGCACAAAACGATGCTGCGCGAAGTTCTTCGCATCATCAGCGATGACACGGGATACGATGGTCTGCTGTTGTTCATGGGCGGGCTCGGCCAGATTGCCGAGGAATTGGCCGATGCGCTGGTCAGCGAACTGCCGCGCGACATGCCCTGCGCGCTGACGTGGCAGGCAGCCCCCGAAGAAACTGTGCGGCAGGTGCGCGAACGGGGCATCCCCGTCTACGGCGAAATCGGATATGCCGCCCGCGCGCTCGCCACACAGTTCCGTATGAGCGCTGGCTGGAACGGCCCGACGCCAGCCGAAGCACCCCCGATCATTCAGGGCGGGCGGCCTGAAGGCCCCTTTGGGGTGGAACATCGCAGCAAGGATTTGCTGTGCAGTGCAACCTCGCTCGAACGGCCCGTCGGCGTCTTTGCGACCGACCCCGGCAACCTGATGGAGGTCGGGGGGGAGTTGTCCGGGCCTCTGGTTGTGAAACTGCAAAGCCCGGCAATGCTCCACAAGAGCGGTAGCGGCGGCATCGCGCTTGGCCTCCAAAACGTCGACGAAGCCGCCGAGTCCGCGCGCGGCATGATCAAGTTCGCAACGGCCCGCGGAATCCCGGTCGATGGCGTGCTGGTCGAGGAAATGATTTCCTTCGATCATGAGTTCATTGTCGGCCTGCGGTGTGATCCGGTCTTTGGACCGATGCTCGTGCTTGGACGTGGCGGGGTCACGGTCGAACTGGAACCCGATGTTACCCGCGCTTTCCTTCCGCTCACCGCCTCAGAGATCGAGGATATGATCCGTTCATTGCGCGCAGCACCTTTGCTGGAAGGGTTCCGAGGTGCGCAGCCCTGCGACATTGCCGGACTGGCCCGCATCGTCAAGGAATTGTGCGATCTTTATATGCACGACGAAACGCTCAGCGAAATTGAAATCAACCCCCTTGTCGCGGACCGCACAGGACGCTTCGTCGCGCTTGATGCGCTGGTCTCAAGATCACCGGAAACCCGCGTGGGAGACGCGCCATGA
- a CDS encoding MaoC family dehydratase produces MFNYDHFEVGKKYGSDSFTVDRDQIDKWLSVYPDDDNGDLMPPGMIAMIQIQCYMACITPRPKGNVHGSQVFDLRRMPKVSETLTTDVECTKKEIRKGRKWVETTYTTRGDEGDVVFTGVMTTLVAA; encoded by the coding sequence ATGTTCAATTACGACCACTTCGAGGTTGGGAAAAAATACGGTAGCGATAGCTTTACAGTGGATCGCGACCAGATCGACAAATGGCTTTCCGTCTATCCCGACGATGACAACGGCGACCTGATGCCGCCAGGCATGATCGCGATGATCCAGATCCAGTGCTATATGGCCTGCATCACGCCGCGTCCGAAAGGCAACGTTCACGGAAGTCAGGTGTTCGATCTGCGCCGGATGCCAAAAGTAAGCGAAACTTTGACCACCGATGTCGAGTGTACCAAGAAAGAAATCCGCAAGGGGCGGAAGTGGGTCGAAACGACCTATACCACGCGTGGCGACGAAGGCGATGTTGTCTTCACCGGCGTCATGACGACCCTCGTGGCAGCCTGA
- a CDS encoding recombinase family protein, giving the protein MSELIQPIHLKRKAVVYIRQSTPHQVVSNQESLRLQYALRQRARDLGWHEADIDVIDADLGLSGASAAHRSGFQELVGRVVLSEVGIILSIDVTRLARNCSDWYPLLDICGLRGCLIADRDGVYDPGSANGRLLLGLKGTISELELHTIRSRLTAGLIAKAQRGELALTLPVGLVRDPSGVVLKDPDTAVQGRLGLVFELFVKLRSIAKVMRTLNARGLDLPRRDRHGELHWARATVSAVAAILKNPAYAGAFVYGRTRMRDPTPDGRAPGKAKVARPLEEWRIVVKDRYPAYIDWPTYEKIRSIVSDNRAEYMRTKTRGIPRDGELLLQGIAWCGRCGHKMYARYKGGGEYVCNHLRTHSGLPTCQHIRAKAVDAAVADAFLSALAPAELDALSRARRAQSQVDSALRANAEREVERKRYAAALTQRQYNRVDPDNRLVAAELERRWESALMEVRAAEAALAEQSEQQPTAHMAMGKAFTGKVVALAGRLPKIWADSATTDTHRKALLRCLVDKVVLDRTPESALVRIVWRGGAVTDLDVKLRVTAIAKLARGAEMRARLLELAKAGVPDEEIAHILTSEGLRSANSADKVLPVTVQRIRLAEGIRTPPSCRRWSHDPGYLSTKALATKLEIPVNWLYVQIRKKRLLIDPQPTGAYLFPDTSLVLDGVRNLRNHIVNELDLRICQHDDRGYQHG; this is encoded by the coding sequence ATGTCCGAGTTGATTCAGCCGATACATCTGAAGCGCAAGGCAGTTGTCTACATCCGGCAGTCGACGCCCCATCAGGTCGTGAGCAACCAGGAAAGCCTGCGGCTCCAATACGCGCTACGTCAGCGCGCCCGCGACCTCGGATGGCATGAAGCCGATATTGACGTGATCGACGCCGATCTTGGTCTGAGCGGCGCGTCCGCAGCGCATCGCAGCGGGTTCCAAGAACTTGTCGGTCGGGTTGTGCTCAGCGAAGTGGGGATCATCCTGTCCATCGATGTCACACGCCTCGCGCGCAACTGCTCCGACTGGTATCCTCTTCTCGACATCTGCGGGCTGCGGGGGTGTTTGATCGCCGATCGCGATGGTGTCTATGATCCCGGCAGCGCCAACGGGCGCCTGCTGCTTGGCCTCAAGGGAACCATATCCGAACTGGAGCTGCATACGATCCGCAGCCGCCTGACGGCCGGCCTCATCGCCAAGGCGCAGCGCGGGGAACTCGCCCTCACTTTGCCGGTCGGCCTCGTGCGGGACCCCAGCGGCGTGGTGCTGAAAGACCCCGATACGGCTGTTCAGGGCCGGCTTGGCCTTGTGTTTGAGCTCTTCGTGAAGCTGCGCAGCATCGCCAAGGTCATGCGCACGCTGAATGCGCGTGGCCTCGATCTGCCACGCAGGGACCGGCACGGCGAGCTGCACTGGGCACGCGCGACGGTTTCCGCGGTCGCTGCGATCCTGAAGAATCCCGCTTACGCAGGTGCTTTCGTCTATGGCCGAACCCGCATGAGGGACCCGACCCCGGACGGTCGGGCTCCGGGAAAGGCGAAAGTGGCGAGACCTCTCGAAGAGTGGCGTATCGTCGTGAAGGACCGGTATCCGGCCTATATCGATTGGCCGACCTATGAGAAGATCCGCAGTATTGTAAGCGACAATCGGGCCGAATACATGCGCACTAAGACAAGAGGCATACCCCGCGACGGCGAGCTTCTATTGCAAGGCATAGCGTGGTGTGGGCGATGTGGGCACAAAATGTACGCCAGGTACAAGGGCGGCGGGGAATATGTCTGCAACCACTTGCGCACCCACTCCGGTTTGCCGACTTGCCAGCATATCCGCGCCAAAGCGGTGGACGCCGCTGTTGCGGACGCCTTCCTGTCCGCGCTGGCCCCTGCGGAACTCGATGCCCTATCGCGCGCCCGCCGGGCTCAGAGCCAAGTCGACAGCGCCTTGCGTGCTAACGCCGAACGCGAAGTTGAGCGCAAACGCTATGCAGCGGCCCTGACACAGCGACAGTACAATCGCGTCGATCCCGACAACCGTCTTGTCGCCGCCGAACTTGAGCGCCGCTGGGAAAGCGCGCTGATGGAGGTTCGAGCGGCGGAGGCGGCGCTGGCCGAGCAGTCCGAACAACAGCCGACCGCGCATATGGCAATGGGCAAGGCTTTCACTGGCAAGGTGGTGGCCCTGGCGGGTCGTCTGCCGAAAATCTGGGCGGATTCCGCCACCACGGACACGCATCGAAAGGCGCTACTGCGCTGCCTGGTGGACAAGGTGGTGCTCGACCGGACGCCCGAGAGCGCGCTGGTCCGCATCGTGTGGCGCGGCGGCGCGGTGACCGATCTTGATGTCAAGTTGCGGGTCACTGCGATCGCGAAACTCGCACGGGGCGCCGAAATGCGGGCGCGCCTGCTCGAACTGGCCAAGGCTGGCGTGCCCGACGAGGAAATTGCCCACATTCTCACCAGCGAGGGGCTCCGCTCGGCAAACTCTGCCGACAAGGTTCTACCCGTTACCGTGCAGCGCATCCGGCTGGCCGAAGGCATCAGGACGCCTCCTTCGTGCAGGCGGTGGAGCCACGATCCTGGCTACCTGAGCACAAAGGCTCTTGCGACCAAGCTGGAGATCCCGGTCAACTGGCTCTATGTGCAGATCAGGAAAAAGCGTTTGCTAATCGACCCTCAACCAACCGGTGCATATCTGTTTCCCGACACGTCACTCGTGCTGGACGGCGTGCGGAACCTTCGAAATCACATCGTCAATGAACTGGATTTGAGAATCTGTCAGCATGACGACAGGGGGTATCAACATGGATGA
- a CDS encoding TRAP transporter large permease: MTDLEIAGGSLAVIVILVLLRMPIAIALLSVSFGGIWMAYGYQIATATLTAVTFDFSTHSSLSPIPMFLLMGFVAYYTQMTTELFNFARASLLMRLPGGLAIASIGGASMFSAVTGSSLACAAAMGRIAVPEMLRAGYQPGLATGVIAAAGTLGSMIPPSLILLLFGIFAQVPIGALFIGAIIPGLLTAIAFAVMVMLRVAANPELAPRPTEKELAELSNTGLRDIWPIILLIGCVFGGLFGGIFTATEAGAVGALLSIVIAAAKGNLSWTVAKRAIADTIVSSAAILIIAMSATFFASFLALTQLPAHISQIVADMKLGPVGLMIVVFLLYLVLGMFLEVLGIMLLTLPVLLPLFETMDISLIWVGILLAKYLEMGLITPPVGLNVFVIKSVVGRAVPTDVIFRGIAWFVATDVLVVALLIAFPALTLWLPGLMQ, translated from the coding sequence ATGACCGACTTGGAAATTGCCGGAGGGTCCCTCGCAGTCATTGTGATTCTCGTGCTGCTGCGAATGCCGATTGCGATCGCGCTGCTGAGCGTGTCCTTTGGCGGTATCTGGATGGCCTACGGCTATCAGATCGCCACCGCGACGCTGACCGCTGTTACCTTCGATTTCTCCACCCATTCCAGCCTCAGCCCGATCCCGATGTTCCTGCTCATGGGCTTTGTTGCGTATTACACGCAGATGACGACGGAGCTGTTCAACTTCGCCCGGGCGAGTTTACTCATGCGGCTGCCAGGCGGGCTGGCCATTGCGTCGATTGGCGGTGCCAGCATGTTTTCCGCCGTCACCGGATCGAGCCTGGCATGCGCCGCCGCCATGGGTCGGATTGCGGTGCCCGAGATGCTTCGGGCGGGGTACCAGCCCGGATTGGCCACAGGGGTGATCGCGGCAGCCGGTACGCTGGGGTCGATGATCCCACCCAGCTTGATCCTACTTCTGTTCGGGATATTCGCCCAGGTGCCGATCGGGGCATTGTTTATTGGAGCAATCATTCCTGGCCTGCTTACAGCCATCGCCTTTGCAGTGATGGTGATGCTGCGGGTAGCTGCGAACCCGGAGTTGGCACCGCGTCCCACCGAGAAAGAACTTGCCGAACTCAGCAATACAGGCCTGCGCGACATCTGGCCGATCATTCTGTTGATTGGCTGCGTCTTCGGCGGCCTTTTTGGTGGCATTTTCACGGCCACCGAGGCGGGCGCAGTAGGGGCGTTGCTGTCAATTGTGATCGCAGCCGCGAAAGGCAACCTGTCCTGGACGGTAGCGAAACGCGCGATAGCCGACACGATCGTGAGCTCGGCTGCCATTCTCATCATCGCGATGAGCGCCACCTTCTTTGCCAGTTTCCTCGCTCTGACGCAGCTTCCTGCACATATCTCGCAGATTGTCGCGGATATGAAATTGGGCCCGGTCGGGCTGATGATCGTGGTCTTTCTCTTGTATCTGGTGCTGGGCATGTTTCTTGAGGTTCTTGGCATCATGCTGCTCACGCTGCCGGTGCTTTTGCCGCTGTTCGAGACAATGGATATCAGTCTTATCTGGGTCGGGATCCTGCTGGCGAAATATCTGGAAATGGGGCTGATAACGCCGCCCGTCGGGTTGAACGTCTTTGTTATCAAGAGCGTGGTTGGCCGCGCGGTTCCCACCGATGTCATCTTTCGAGGGATCGCATGGTTTGTAGCGACCGACGTTCTGGTGGTTGCACTGTTGATCGCCTTTCCGGCGCTGACGCTATGGCTGCCAGGTCTCATGCAATGA
- the tnpB gene encoding IS66 family insertion sequence element accessory protein TnpB (TnpB, as the term is used for proteins encoded by IS66 family insertion elements, is considered an accessory protein, since TnpC, encoded by a neighboring gene, is a DDE family transposase.), with translation MNTLALQVQEGLGRDPHAGEIFCFRGRKGDLVKILWHDGVGMSLYLKRLEAGKFIWPVSRSGEAVQISAAQLGYLHEGVSGYPRR, from the coding sequence ATGAACACGCTGGCGCTACAGGTGCAGGAGGGTCTCGGGCGCGATCCGCATGCCGGGGAGATCTTCTGCTTCCGGGGCCGAAAGGGCGATCTGGTCAAGATCCTGTGGCATGATGGCGTGGGCATGTCGCTTTATCTGAAGCGCCTGGAGGCGGGCAAGTTCATCTGGCCGGTGAGCCGGTCTGGCGAGGCGGTGCAGATCTCGGCGGCGCAGTTGGGCTATCTTCACGAAGGTGTTTCTGGATACCCCCGTCGGTGA